Within the Polaribacter pectinis genome, the region AGGTAAAGTGATTGAATTACAAGCCGATTTTGGTTTCCATCCAACCTACAATGAAGAGAGCAGAGTTTTTAAGAAAGAAGTTGGTGGAGGAAGTTTGTTAGATATTGGCATTTATCCAATTTTTGCAGCTTTATCAACTTTAGGAAACCCAAAAAATATAAAAGCAAATGCCACTTTTTTCGAGAATGGAGCAGATTCGAGTTGCTCTATGGTTTTTCAATATGAAAACTCAAAGGCAATTCTAAAAAGTACGTTGTTAGAAGAAACAAAAACAGAAGCAATTTTTACTTGCGAAAAAGGAAAACTAATTATTAACAGACAATTTCACGCACCAAGTTCTGTAACTATTATTTCCGAAGAAAAAGAAGAAACTATTCAGTTTGAAAATAAAACCAATGGTTATAATTTCGAAATAGAACATTTTAATCAGCTTCTAAGAGATGGTAAAAAAGAAAGCAATATTATGACTTTCGATTTCTCTAAAAACTTAATGAAAACCTTGGATGATGTTAGAGAGATTATTGGTTTGGAGTATTAATTAAGAATATTCGCTAACGTGTTTTTTGTATGGTTAGTTGCGTGGTTTAATTACTAACAAAGAAAATCCGCAAGGATTTTCGTAAGTAAGCAAAAAGTAAGCAATTAATTCTTTACTGTGTTGGCAGTAGTTATTTAGAATATTTTATAAACTCCTACTTTTAAATAAATACTGTCGTATTCATTATTCGAGTTAATTTTGTATTTTTTCATTATAATTTTTCTAATTTGTTCCTCACTTTTTCCATTGTACTGACCATTTTCATTTACGATTTCACTATAAATTTCTAATTCTCTTTTAGTAGGTAGATTAGTTTTGTTAATGTTTCCTACTTTATTTTTAATTGATATGTTAAAATCATAATTGTCTCGAATGTTTTCCCAAACGATATAAGGTGTTATATTACCTTGTTCTCCTTTCTGAGTCCACAATAATTTTCCAAATGTAAAACCATTATCAATATCATTCTTGTTGTCGTAAGCAAAAATAATAATTTCATCAATATCTTCGTTCTGCTTTGTTGTATCATATACAATGGATTTCATTGTGTTTTCCAAACTTGATTTTGAAATGTCTGAAGGAACTATAATTGACAAGGTAAGTCGCCTGTACTTTGTTAGATTTTGTAATTCACTGTAACTATATTCAGAAATTTTTTTAAACATTATTTTTATAAATTCAGTTTCAGATTTCTTTACTTTATAGTTTGAAACTTGTTTAGAATCAAAAACTATTTTAAATTTAGTTGTAACTTTAGAAGTCTCAGTTTTTTGAATTTTATGTTTTGATATTATTTCCTTTGGTACTTTGTTTTTATTTTGGTTATTACAACTTAAAAAAAGTATTACTTGGATTAAAAAGAGTGTTTTATTCATTTTATTTTTCAGTTTTTAATTACTGCCAACGTTAACACGAATTATGTAACGTTTTAATTTTTTATATTCATAGTTAGCTAAGTTATATTTTTTTGAGGAGATAATCAATACTGAAAACATTTGTTGTCAAAAAAAAACTCAAGCTTACACTTGAGTTTTTTTTAATATTTTAAAAGAGAAATCAATTTACTTTGCTCCCCATTCTTTTAAAGAATCTGCATTCATTTTTACATAATCGTCATTACCAGCTTTTTTAGCTAATTCTAAAGATTTTTTAGCTGCAGCAATTGCAGTTTCGGTTTTACCAGCTTTTGCATGAATTAAAGATTGTTGTCTTAACATCCAAAATTTAGGATCTTCTTTAGTCATTTCAATCGCTTTATCTACCCAAATTAACGCTTTGTCTATATCTTTATTTTCAGTTTTAAAATATACTGCAGCTGTATAGTAAGCATTTGCGTTTGGCGAACCTTTCATCACTTCATCAATAGAAGCCATAACAGCTTTATCTGTATCTACTGTAATTGGCAAACCAACATAAACATCTTCCCAAAGAAGTCCAATAACTCCAGAATTGTTTGTTAAATCGTCTAATGTAATTGTA harbors:
- a CDS encoding Gfo/Idh/MocA family protein, which translates into the protein MKKIKWGIIGLGKIANKFAEDLGTIKDAELVAVASRNMDNANEFAKKYNAKKAYNSYKDLAKDPEVEAIYIATPHSFHKEHAVLCLQNKKAVLCEKPFVMNSKEVAEMIAIAKENNTLLMEALWTYFLPHYKFALEFLQQEKLGKVIELQADFGFHPTYNEESRVFKKEVGGGSLLDIGIYPIFAALSTLGNPKNIKANATFFENGADSSCSMVFQYENSKAILKSTLLEETKTEAIFTCEKGKLIINRQFHAPSSVTIISEEKEETIQFENKTNGYNFEIEHFNQLLRDGKKESNIMTFDFSKNLMKTLDDVREIIGLEY